One Artemia franciscana chromosome 6, ASM3288406v1, whole genome shotgun sequence DNA window includes the following coding sequences:
- the LOC136028555 gene encoding uncharacterized protein LOC136028555 encodes MSSSFRASTLDFYDLSNKNVKESYSVDFNRKRGHVLIVNVQVFTNSYVPTREGSEMDVLHLRSLFEDLKFTVLVKDNLNADDMRSAIKEFANRKDHTCSFVFILSHGTKSHGVDGKWEILCSDDKAVAIVEVMTILSNKEANHLSGKPRCIVVNICSEITCDRSAANPSPNRSAIKEFANRKDHTCSFVFILSRGTKSHGVDGKWEILCSDDKAVAIDEVMTILSNKEANHLSGKPRCIVVNIYSEITCDRSAANPSPNPVSNLVPNVCGSPSIRESNISVDDMTIAAFPYVDK; translated from the coding sequence ATGTCTTCTTCATTTAGAGCCTCAACTTTAGACTTCTAtgatttaagtaacaaaaacgtAAAAGAATCCTACTCAGTCGatttcaatagaaaaagagGGCATGTTCTTATAGTAAACGTTCAAGTATTTACCAATTCTTATGTTCCGACAAGAGAGGGCTCGGAAATGGATGTTTTACACTTGAGGAGCCTGTTTGAAGATCTTAAATTTACTGTGCTGGTGAAAGACAATCTCAACGCCGATGATATGCGCAGTGCAATTAAGGAGTTTGCAAATAGGAAGGATCATACCTGtagttttgtatttatattatcaCATGGTACAAAATCACATGGTGTCGACGGTAAATGGGAAATCCTTTGTTCAGATGATAAAGCAGTTGCAATTGTCGAAGTTATGACAATACTCTCAAATAAAGAAGCTAATCATCTGAGTGGGAAACCCCGATGCATAGTAGTGAATATATGCAGTGAAATAACTTGTGACAGATCAGCTGCTAATCCCAGTCCCAATCGCAGTGCAATTAAGGAGTTTGCAAATAGGAAGGATCATACATGtagttttgtatttatattatcaCGTGGTACAAAATCACATGGTGTTGACGGTAAATGGGAAATCCTTTGTTCAGATGATAAAGCAGTTGCAATTGACGAAGTTATGACAATACTCTCAAATAAAGAAGCTAATCATCTGAGTGGGAAACCCCGATGCATAGTAGTGAATATATACAGTGAAATAACTTGTGACAGATCAGCTGCTAATCCCAGTCCCAATCCAGTGTCAAATCTAGTTCCAAATGTTTGTGGCAGCCCATCTATTCGTGAAAGCAACATATCAGTGGATGATATGActatagctgcttttccctacgtggataagtag
- the LOC136028556 gene encoding caspase-12-like — translation MCSSIRASTIYFYDLSNKNVKESYSVDLNRKRGHVLIVNVLVFTNSYVPTRQGSEIDVLHLRNLFEDLKFTVVVKENLKADDMRSAIKEFANRKDHTFSFVFILSHGTKSYGVDGKWEILCSDDKAVAIDEVLTMLSNKEANHLSGKPRCIVVNICSEITCDRSAANPRPNPVSNPVPNVCGNPSIHESNRSVDDMTLVISIALGCASSHDKKLGSVLFRVFVRFSN, via the coding sequence ATGTGCTCTTCAATTAGAGCCTCAACTATATACTTCTAtgatttaagtaacaaaaacgtAAAAGAATCCTACTCAGtcgatttaaatagaaaaagagggcATGTTCTTATAGTAAACGTTCTAGTATTTACCAACTCTTATGTTCCGACAAGACAGGGCTCAGAAATAGATGTTTTACACTTGAGGAACCTGTTTGAAGATCTTAAATTTACTGTGGTGGTGAAAGAAAATCTCAAGGCCGATGATATGCGCAGTGCAATTAAGGAGTTTGCAAATAGGAAGGATCATACCTttagttttgtatttatattatcaCATGGTACAAAATCATATGGTGTCGACGGTAAATGGGAAATCCTTTGTTCAGATGATAAAGCAGTTGCAATTGACGAAGTTTTGACAATGCTCTCAAATAAAGAAGCTAATCATCTGAGCGGGAAACCCCGATGCATAGTAGTGAATATATGCAGTGAAATAACTTGTGACAGATCAGCTGCTAATCCCAGACCCAATCCAGTGTCAAATCCAGTTCCAAATGTTTGTGGCAACCCATCTATTCATGAAAGCAACAGATCAGTGGATGATATGACTCTAGTTATTTCGATTGCACTAGGATGCGCATCTTCCCATGATAAAAAACTTGGATCCGTTTTATTTCGAGTCTTtgtaaggttttcaaattga
- the LOC136028557 gene encoding caspase A-like, which translates to MSSSIRVSTIDFYDLSNKNVKEPYSVDLNRKRGHVLKVNVQVFINSYGPTREGSEIDVLNLRNLFEDLKFTVVVKDNLNADYMRSAIKEFANRKDHTCSFVFILSHGTKSHGVDGKWEILCSDDKSVAIDDVMTMLSNKEANHLSGKPRCIVVNICSEITCGRSAANPSPNPVSNPVPNVYGSPSIRESNISVDNMTKFISIAPGCASSHDKKLGSILFRAFVRFSH; encoded by the coding sequence ATGTCCTCTTCAATTAGAGTCTCAACTATAGACTTCTAtgatttaagtaacaaaaacgtAAAAGAACCCTACTCAGtcgatttaaatagaaaaagagggcATGTTCTTAAAGTAAACGTTCAAGTATTTATCAACTCTTATGGTCCGACAAGAGAGGGCTCGGAAATAGATGTTTTAAACTTGAGGAACCTGTTTGAAGATCTTAAATTTACTGTGGTGGTGAAAGACAATCTCAACGCCGATTATATGCGCAGTGCAATTAAGGAGTTTGCAAATAGGAAGGATCATACCTGtagttttgtatttatattatcaCATGGTACAAAATCACATGGTGTCGACGGTAAATGGGAAATCCTTTGTTCAGATGATAAATCGGTTGCAATTGACGATGTTATGACAATGCTCTCAAATAAAGAAGCTAATCATCTGAGCGGGAAACCCCGATGCATAGTAGTGAATATATGCAGTGAAATAACTTGTGGCAGATCAGCTGCTAATCCCAGTCCCAATCCAGTGTCAAATCCAGTTCCAAATGTTTATGGCAGCCCATCTATTCGTGAAAGCAACATATCAGTGGATAATATGACTAAATTTATTTCGATTGCACCAGGATGCGCATCTTCCCATGATAAAAAACTTGGATCCATTTTATTTCGAGCCTTTGTAAGGTTTTCACATTGA